The genomic stretch AACTTCCAGAGTTCTATCATAATCTTTTATATTTCCATTTAAAAATTCTAAATTTTCATAATTTAATTTTTGAGCTAGTTTATTACAAAATTCTATTACATCTTTCTTTAAGTCTAAACCTACTATTGAGAAACTTAAGTCCTTTCTATAGTGTTTAAGATAATAGTAAAGTGCAAAAGTTAGATATGACTTTCCACAACCAAAATCTAAAATATTTATATGATTATCTATAAGTTTTTTAGATTTTAATTCTTCAATAACATCATCAATAAATTCTAAATATTTATTAATTTGTTTAAATTTACTATAACTAGATTTTAAAATTTTACCTTCAGCAGACATTAAACCTAGTTCAATTAAGAAATCAATTTTATCTCCTTCATTTAGAATATATTGTTTCTTCTTATTATGTTCATTAGAATTTTTTATTAAATTATTTTTATTTTCTTTTTTTATGAATCTTTCTTTTTTCTTCATAAAAGAAATATCTAAATTTTCAATTTGTAATAATATTTGTTTAAAATTTTCTATATATTCCTTTAATGTATTTTCAATCTCTTGAAGATTATTTAATTCAATATTTTTATGAAATGCCTTATTATCTTTAAAACTTTCAATTTGAATATTTTTACCAGTTTTTAAAGACAAAGGCTTTATAATAATTTTACTAAAATTTCCATTTTTTTTATCTGAAAAAACTATTTTTATAAATTTTTCTTCTTTAATATATTTTTCTAATTCAGATAACATATTTTCTTTTTCCATAATAACCTCAACATAACATATAATTGAATGAATATAAAGCAAGTGAATTACATTCCAGATTTTAAGATAAAAATTAAATAGAATGAGCCGAGCAAATTTCACTGTGTTTGAACGAAGTGAGTTTGCTGAATTTCTTAGAAGCACTTAGCAATTTATTGCTTAGAGCTTCTT from Fusobacterium hwasookii encodes the following:
- a CDS encoding class I SAM-dependent methyltransferase; translated protein: MEKENMLSELEKYIKEEKFIKIVFSDKKNGNFSKIIIKPLSLKTGKNIQIESFKDNKAFHKNIELNNLQEIENTLKEYIENFKQILLQIENLDISFMKKKERFIKKENKNNLIKNSNEHNKKKQYILNEGDKIDFLIELGLMSAEGKILKSSYSKFKQINKYLEFIDDVIEELKSKKLIDNHINILDFGCGKSYLTFALYYYLKHYRKDLSFSIVGLDLKKDVIEFCNKLAQKLNYENLEFLNGNIKDYDRTLEVDLVFSLHACNNATYYSLEKALSLNSKAILAVPCCHHEFFEKIQKNKNSKFYDNLKIMADNGIALDKFASLATDSFRSLALELCGYKTKMIEFIDMEHTPKNILIKAIKSKSSNLKEKLIEYSKLKEFLGIQPLLEELTRKYFLIDTNIEIPYN